Below is a genomic region from Panulirus ornatus isolate Po-2019 chromosome 63, ASM3632096v1, whole genome shotgun sequence.
attatctcggaaagcaaaaatgggtatgtttgaaggaatagtggttccaacaatgttgtatggttgcgaggcgtgggctatggatagagatgtgcgcaggaggatggatgtgctggaaatgagatgtttgaggataatgtgtggtgtgaggtggtttgatcgagtaagtaacgtaagggtaagagagatgtgtggaaataaaaagagcgtggttgagagagcagaagagggtgttttgaaatggtttgggcacatggagagaatgagtgaggaaagattgaccaagaggatatatgtgtcggaggtggagggaacgaggagaagagggagaccaaattggaggtggaaagatggagtgaaaaagattttgtgtgatcggggcctgaacatgcaggagggtgaaaggagggcaaggaatagagtgaattggagccatgtggtatacaggggttgacgtgctgtcagtggattgaatcaaggcatgtgaagcgtctggggtaaaccatggaaagctgtgtaggtatgtatatttgcgtgtgtggacgtgtgtatgtacatgtgtatgggggggggggggttgggccatttctttcgtctgtttccttgcgctacctcgcaaacgcgggagacagcgacaaagtataaaaaaaaaaaaaaaaaaaaaaaaaaacatacacatatatacacatgtacataattcatacttgctgcctttattccttcccgtcgccaccccaccatacatgaaatgacaaccccttccccctgcacatgcgtgaggaagcgctaggaaaagacagcaaaggccacattcattcacactctgtctctagctgtcatgtataatttgccgaaaccacagctcccacaggccccacaaaactttccatggtttaccccagacgcttcacacaccctggttcaatccattgacagcatgtcgaccccggtataccacatcattccaattcactctattccttgtgcgcctttcaccctcctgcatattcaggcccagattgctcaaaatctttttcactccatctttccacctccaatttgatctcccacttctcattccttccacctctgacacatatatcctctttgtcaatctttcctcactcattctttccatgtgaccaaacaatttcaatacaccctcttttgctctctcaaccacactctttttattaccacacatctctcttacactttcattacttacttgataaaacaccttacaccacatattgtcctcaaacatctcatttccaacacatccaccctcctccacacaaccttatctatagcccacgcctcacaaccatacaacattgttggaaccactattccttcaaacacacccatttttgctctacgagataatgttctaaccttctacacatttttcaatgctcccagaactttcgccccctcccccaccctgtgactcacttctgcttccatggttccatccactgccaaatccactcccagatatctaaaacacttcacttcctccagtttttctccataaacttacctcccaactgacttgtccctcaactctactgtacctaataaccttgctcttattcacatttactctcagctttcttctttcacatactttaccaaattcagtcaccagcttctgcagtttctcacccgaatcagccaccaggaatgtatatatatatatatatttgtatacacactagcttgagccaggtacccatttcatcaatcaacccctaagggtggatgaacagctgggttgactgtggactgacatctgcaaccaggatttgaatatgctcaaccctgggtggccctaactgctacaccatggttGTCCATCAATGAAATCAAACCTGAACTGATGGTCTGGGAAGCAGGCACACAACTAAAACACTCTCGCCTCTCTTGTAGAAACAACAGGTTGTCATCACTATTGCCTTCATCAACCTTAAAAGCACCTCTGAAGCTGTGAACAGGGATATTATCCTTGATCAACTAGTAGATTTTGGTGTCAATAGATTCAAAGATACCTGTGGAACAGGACCTCTCATGTCCTTTTCCAGGGAGCCTGCAGCTCTATCAAGTACTCTGAACTTGGTATTCCACTGAGTGTTGCTCTCGGCCCCTTTCTTTCTAATGCTTTCAAGCACTGcctactctctctcctccctgatgTCTCCAGTACCACACTTTCCTGTTATGCACGTGATATGTGCACTCACTCTTGACTCACTGGAAGATCTTCAACACCTCTAACAATCCTCTGTGTCATCCTCATCTTGTGGTCTCATCCTCTCTCCAGACAAGAGTAGGATCTTCTTGACCTGCAACCCAAGGAAGCTACCAGAATTCACTGTGAGAGAGAGTATTATCCCACTGTGTACGCAGCAACTTTACAGGGTGCACCTGTGCACattacaccagcaacacctgtACGACAACATGTTCAACCTATCATCTCTGATCTTTTAGACAGACTGCAACAGTGCCTAATCCCTCTGATGTGGCTTACAAACACTGCAGCTGGGATATCTATCCCTTTAGCCAGAACTacttatattctttttctccaATCTGTTAATGACTACCTTTCCCCTGCCCTATGTCAGCCCTCTAGATCCCCTTGAAAAGTTTCAAAACAAAGTCTTGAGATTCATCCTGGGCTGCCCCAACTCCATGAGGAGAGTTAACATGGAAACTGAACTTAATCTTCCTTCCTCTGTTGCAAGAATATATGATAATGTCTCCTACTTCAGTGTCAAATGTCTTCACTCACCCCACATTGCCCCCCAGTATTTTTGTCATTATAATCTCCTTTAACCCAAATGAATCTAGGCCTCTACTTCAGCCAGGTAGACTCACCCTCATTAAAATAATTTGCGCTATAATTCAGATCCTTTATACTTTTGTGCCCATAATGGAGGGTGATCATGATCCTCCACCCTGGAGGATGCCTGTCCAGCAGCCTCCTTTACTCACTCCTCAAAGGCGGACCCATCCCTACTTCAGAAACAATTAGCTCTAGAGATCATTGATTGAATTGCTTCACCATTCCCTGCCATTCACCATCTACAAACCGAGTTCCCTATAATAGATGGCAGTGTGGAGTGCACTCTCTTCTCACTTGATGTGGACCCCTGCTGTACACTTCCCTACTCCTAGATGCTGTTGATCTCTTCCTTTAGAGGAGATTAAATAGTGCAATCACTTGTGATGCTCAATCtgcccatcacaccctctccttccctaatCCCAGATGCCTTTCTTTAATTCAACATGTACTCTGTTGCcagcatttttttgtgtgttttgagtgattgcatcccatcatgtttacaaaatgccaatttgtgtctcctgcctctggtcagaagaggaggaagacaattACTCTTTAGATGAAGTTAAACTTAATTGCCCAGCATGAAGTTCTACCTGGGGCACCAAGAAAATTAgattagatgtacagtattaaatgtatctTTGACTTCAGATATTGTCAACTTACGATGGGTTTATTGGAACATAACCCCGTCATAAGTCGaggagcaaatgtatatatatattatttattatatacctATCtaatatacataattgctgtttcctgcatcagtgaggtagcaccagggaacgtgtatgtgtatgtgggtgggttggcccattccttgtctgtttccttgcgctaccttgctaatgtgggaaacggcgattaagtacaataaagaaatagatatatatacacacacacgaatatagcgcatatgaacaggcactttcatggaacacataAGGATACATTCAGCCACTTTTTTCCCTAAAACCCACTAGAGAGATAATGGGAGCATAACCATCCAAAGCTATGATTACTTCCTACCTCATCTATTCAAGTATCGTCAATGCGGACTTATGGTCCACAGACATAATGCCTGAATTAAGTAAGGATACAGAAGTATCTGGTAAATCTTTAAGGCTGGGCATGATCTGCAAGTCTCTTCCAGCAAACTCTGCAACTGTTCCAGTGTTAACCCTTATCAATATTGCCTCAACTGTTCCAATGTCACAGACCTCCTACCACAGGAAAAGTCACACATTACTATGTCACCACCTACTTGTACATACTAATTTGGATGTAATTCTTATATGCTACTCATGCTTTGGTCGGTGCTAATTCCTACTGTCATGGACCTACCTTAAATGTCTCCATGTTATAAATCATAGCATGTCCTGTGAGACAGAGGTGTCTCTGTAATTCATGCTTGGCTACATGGTCTCATAACTTGGCTTGTTGCCCACTGGGGCACAATAAATTAAATAAAGGGGCATGAATCAAGAAATATCGAAACTATTGTGATATGTCTTACAGTAGCAAATTCCTAAATGTTGAGAAATAACTGCTAGTCACATAAGTATCTGATTTAGCCTACGTTATGACCCAGGTTGTGCTGCTGGTTAAATCAAAACCCCTGATGAGAAATAGATGGATGACAGACACAGTCATCCACTAGTGTCTGCTATGCTACTTAAGTGAGACAACAAATGAGATTTCTAGCAATGAAAGTGTTTATCAACTGAATATACATCTAAACAAACACTCCAAATTTTTATCAAAGTGTCTTGAACAAATGCTGTAGTGTATCAGACATAATGTAAAGTTTCACATAATGCTAACAAAAACATTGTTCAGCAACAAAATCCTATACTGAATAGATGTATATTGCAAAGCTCTTTATGTTAAATTTCAAGATTCTTTTCCTTCTCAGCTCTTAATCTTACACGAATGACTAAAATTCTGTATATACAAAGACATGTTACATAACTGTATTATACAAATAAATATCTGtaaaggaaaaaatttaaaatcAGAAACCTGCTTTAAGAAGCAGCACACTCTAGTGTGAAACAATTTTCAAAGATGTACTGAAAGCTTTATAGTACaggaaaaacaatgaaaacaaaGCAATACATAAAAGAGTGTCCATAAAATATTAACACTAAAACAAATAAATCTTTCATTATGCACAAATTCTTAAACTATGTCCCTAAAAGTCACACTAAAAGAAATAAATCTTTCATTATATACAAATTCTCAAATTATGTCCCTAGAAGTCTTCTGATTCATAGAAAAAAGTATTTCAAATCAATCTGAACTGACTCTACAGCAATTTTTTTGTGGGAACCTTTGAAAAAATATTCGCATCTCTAGAAGAACAATCATCCATTGCATATCTCATTCTCCACACAACATAAAATATCCCATTCTCCACAGAAACAACAGTAAATATCTCACATAAACATATCTGAGATTCCAAACAATATGTATTTCATACGATGCTGCTTACCTGCTTGGTCTTATAAGTACACTCCCTTAAGTCATCCATATAATCTCTGCAACGATCCCTGCCACGCCGAACACCATAAGCTTCTAAACACTCCATAGCACGCATCTCAAAGTCTGCACATCCTTTGTTAGTCTGATGGGTCATAATGCCACCAGTCACATCTGTGAGTGGTGTGCGAAAGGCTGGGGCAAAATGGGTGGTCATGACTGGAAAAAAGATTATCTTAATAAATACCAAGCAATTGGGACTGTCAATGATGATGCATCAACAAACAAAGTCTATGCTAATCAATGTACCTAGTAAGAAATCATGCAAAAAAGCATTACATTCTCAAGCTGTCCTTCACTccagcccacagtcaatccacaGTTTCAATATGTATGATGACCACTTGTTGCAAAAAAATTCTATGAAAACTCAAGATCAAGCTAAGGCAAGAAAAGACATAAAACTATTCACAATGAACGCCAATGATTCATAGCCTCTTACaatcatatatatcaaacatatgaCGAGAAAATACAAGTGCCATATCTAATTTGTTTAAATTTTCATAATGTTCATCAACAGTACAAAAGTATATCTGCTTAATCTCTAATAACATAATTGACAAGGTATGGAATTGTGGAACATTCAGTGCTAAGTTTCTGAATGAATGCCTGAAGAACTCTACCATTCTGATGGCTGTGGTGATGCTTTGATGCTAACCtagatgatctttcttctgaccCAACTGACAAGAGAAAGTTCATCCTTCTAAAGAAAACCACCAAAGGCCTTTTCACTTACAACTCCAGATGGCCAACATACAGCCTATTGTCTACAGCATTTTTACGTTTGGAAATAAATCTATATCTGTTTTCTCATGGCATGTCAACAAGTATGCTGGTAACTGGTCCAATGGCTGTAtctaaaataaatatgaaaaatactaCAATGGAGGATCTGCtcgacatcaacacagctgtgaAACTAACTGTTCAGTCTCCTGACAAAAGGTCACTCCTCACAGTCCAAAGCAATGCATCACACAAAAAGGACCATATTTACAATGGAAATCACAGCTGCTAGAGGATGTTGACATTATCAAAGGTTCTGTTGTCATCAACAAGTATTTCACCTACTTTTACACTGATTAACCTAAATCTTCCTGATTTTCACATCCCTCCCTACTATGATTCTTACTCATTAACTAAGGATACAAAACGTTCCAAAGCACACTGAGGTCTACATCACTCCAATTAAGTGCACGGAGTCCatccatttgcattttctccaaATTCAAAAGTCAATTCTGTGGCACCCCTCAAATAAAATGT
It encodes:
- the ND-15 gene encoding uncharacterized protein ND-15, yielding MTTHFAPAFRTPLTDVTGGIMTHQTNKGCADFEMRAMECLEAYGVRRGRDRCRDYMDDLRECTYKTKQIARVNIMRAERHRQWLTGERSSENHYAPAAKPDGF